In Mytilus edulis chromosome 3, xbMytEdul2.2, whole genome shotgun sequence, the genomic window CAATAAATAAGGTCAATTTCTTTCAAAGTTTCGGTATTTGGTCTTCTTGGTTACTGCTTTCCTGAAATGGGTGCGGAAATTTTCATTATGAATAACATAAGCCACTGGTTTTGCAAATGCCGTGCAATgtgtgaaaataacaaaaatataaaacacaacatCAGGAATTCCATGGTAACGGTCGAAAGTTTGAACATACGTGATGATAATATACGGTATCCATAACAACAGATATGTTACCGTTATGATGAGATAGGTTTTGATCAATGTCACATcacttttatacaaataaaaaatgtttttaactcCTTCTGTGTCCTTTGATGTCTTATTTTCCTCATCTGAGCTTTCATCTCGAGCAAATCCGTCTTTATCGATTTCTCTTCCTAAAATCGGTTTCTTTCGTTTCATCCCAGCATTCTGGAATTTCAGCTGTTGTCTTTTAAGCCTAGCCGAGTAGCTGTCTCCGTTCGCAAAATCAGCTTGTTCCAAGATTATCTGACCTCCGTTAGATACTcctttttgtaactttttcattttaatgaatatGATAACATAAGCTATAACCATGACTAAAAACGGAATTCCTACGGCAACGGCTGTTGCAAATCTCATTTGTCGCGTGTTTTTTTCATAGTCCATAGAACACTGGAATTGATTTTCAAAATAGGTTGTTTCTCCCCATCCGGTAAAAGGAAAAATTGAAATAACTGCATCAAAAAGCCACATAGCAATTAGAATAATAACAATTACCGTATTAATGCATATTTCACTGTGTCGAGATGGCTTTAATATGAAAAGTGCCCTCTCTAATGCCAACAGCATGAATGTATGCATATTCAACAGCAAACAAAAAGACATTGTAAATTCTTGAAGTTGACAAACCTCTGTTGGTAGTCCCCATTCTCCCAGGAAAGCTGATATCAGACTAAACAGTGTCCAGGATGTGATGGATATTATGTCTACTAAAGCTAAACTGAATAAGAAGTATTTAGTTGGTTGGCGAAGTTGTCTTCTTCTTATGAAAACgaaaacatataaaatgttaaataacaatCCTAAAACTGCAATCAACGTGAAACTAATCCCAACACCAATTTTGACGGAAGTATCCATAGTTCGGCAGGTATATATAGTTCTATTTCACTTTCCCAAACATAGAttcctttaaaataaaattgtgtcAGGTATTTAGTACTTTTACACTTTTCCGaacataaatacttttaaaataaaaatgttgtcaTAATTCACAGTACTCTTACACTTTCCATAACATAGACTCctctaaataaaatgtatacgtatgatatatcaaataaatttcacatAATCTCCTGTGTCTATTCAATGTGTATATAAACTACAAGGAGCGATACCTGGTGTTAAATTCGTGCTCAAACACGATCACCAAACGGATCAGATGAAAAGATTCACTAGTATTTTATATACCTTGATATATTTACATAAGTATTTCTTACTGAATACacgtttttataaaaagaaacaaatctaAACTCGTTATGCACCATAGATTTGTATATGTTAATAATTAATTACTGATTTTTGGGATTTAACATTTCCAATATGCCTTGATGTGATTAAATTGTCTAAAACTAATTTGTTAAGAATAGTATTAGTTTCGTTTGCttgattaaattaaaacaatttatctGGCAGATGCTTTTAATTACTTTATACAACACGAGCTTaaagttttatacttttaaaCATTCATGCCTCATAATTTTAAAGTTATACACTTTATAATACAGGTGCGttataaaagtgttttttaatttacctttatTACGACATTGGAGATCCAGAATGTATGAGTGCCTTTGAAGATCTATCAAGTATTATTATTCTCGGGCAATCCAGataggcatatatatatataaacaaaataaaatataacaaaaaatatataccgAACTCAAGTCCCtataaatcaaatgacaaaatctaaAGCGCAAACACtccaaacaaattgaaaacaactggcATATccctgccttggtacaggcatttccttggGTAGAAAAttatggttttatagctagataaacctctcacttgtataacaggcGCATAAAATTTATAACGTTGTATGTTGGTACAtaaaaagtataagaaaattgtGCATAAAAACATCTATGATATCTATATTCtctataataatttcaaaattcaatttcCAGACAAAGAAACTTACTAAAATCAAATTCCCCATCTGTATAGAAAGTAGAGTTCACTGAAGTTCCTGGTAAACCTTTCAATCAGTTATTATATGCTTTTTGAGAACCGTTCCTGACTCTATTTCGTATGCATCCATATGCGTATTCAATCCGAGTGATATATCTGTACTCGGTTGTCAGTCGCCCGTGTATTCTTTGTATCCATAACGTTTCTTAATCCAGTGCATCAGTGCATTGAAACTTAGAAAATCTAAGGATCTATTAAATGGCGTTGTGAACCTGATTTTATATTTTGCTACGAAAACTAGGTTTCATGTATTACAAAAAACATGAACGTTCAATAAACAAATGATCTTCAATAAAATCCATTTTATTTTCGAACCTCAGATCACATTTCCAACTTAAAATCAATAGCTAGATATAATTaagaaaaaaggcaaaaaaaatctGCTCTTTTATGTAGCTCATAAAGGCAAATTTTGGATAAATCTGTTAttggtattcttttttttttattattgatatgcGCTTCGCCATAATGTCGGCCTAATTAAGTTAGCCAGAGGGTTGTAGACGCTTATTCACAAACATGTTTCACCACATTCTAAACATGGGGCGTACAGTCAAGTTATGTTGCCTCTAAACATTAGAAACTATGAGGAATAGGGAAACATTATAAATATTCAGATCATTTTAAAATTTGCGGACTTGCAAACTGTTTTATCAATGGAATACAAGAAGGCACTATAGCTCTTGTAACAACCAttataatggggggggggggggtatgacCTTTATCTGGACTCCTGGATCGGGTGTTTTTTCAGgtctggatttcgggattgaccctagctttcgggatccgggaattctttttttgaatttcgggaagtcatttatttcaattcgggacctcgggatttcgtgttttttagtCCGgtatttcgggatcaggaccacTCCTACACTCCCCTAATTATATCCCTTAATtttaaaaatctgataaaaataaGATCGTGTGACATACTTCATATAAAGTTTATATGAGCTGAGACTCTGTTATTGTAGTCTCAGATATGTAATtaggatttgtatagtttacaaatccttggttataGGGAAATAGTtttaatcaaatattaatatgttctatttttaacaaaaataataatacatgttaaaataaattaacaacatgagttaatgaggtttttttttagattttaatcacgaaaattatcaagaaaactaagaagaagaagaagaagaagaagaagaagaagaagaagaagaagaagaagaagaaaaagaaaaagaagaagaattgaCTAATGAAGTTTGTAAGTTATTTAGTCCAGAGACTTTATATGTCTCTATTTAGTCGAACTTGATCTATCTTGTAAACTGTCTATGTGATCCTGTATAATGATCGATCATGATCCACAAGGATAACTTATTCGGTCGTGTACGGAATACTTCGGGAAACTTCGGCGAGCCAATGACCCTGCTTCTCCAGTGTGGAGGTAGCATTCTCATAATTTATTTTGGCAAGGGAGATTGAGAATCTGTAAAAATATAATAAGCGATACAATAATATGCAGAAATAGAAATTCGATTGGTAGGCATAACTACAGTTTTCGTAAAGAGAAGCCTTTACTTCACATTTTGGTACTCGTTTTTGTTCTTACGATAGTGTTTCATCGCCATCAACTCCGACGAAATTCACGAAGCATGGCTTTTCCGTTTTCGGACTTTTCGTGTACATCTTTCGGAGAATGAAAGCTATTAACTGCGTCAATTTTCCCATATCTGTTATTTTAGATTAATTTAAACAAGGGTATTAACACAATGGGCAGACTGTTTTGTCTAATTATGCATTATAGACAGCCGTGTAAGCCTTTGGTTTTGCCTTTGTGTCAATATTAGTTACAATTATACTCTAACAGGTCATAGATAATTTATAACCCAAAGTGGTTATAAGAATATAAGTAATAGtctataagtaagtaagtaagtaagtaaaactttatttggattcggcatattgacaaacaatacaaacataagctctaatgagcttttcaccgaatataaaaacatatgcaataacaaataaaacaaggcaTGCAGCATGCAATAAATAATAAGAAGCAGCACCAAAAATTAACTCTAAGCaaatagcatatacatgtatcttgcaaaataccaaaacatatatatgaagcactaaaatttttaaaaaattttctgtttaaaaattaatttttaaataatttatctaaagACATGTTGAATAAACGATCAAACACAGGACATGAAATCTTGATCTGACTGATatataattacatgaattaggaGATCTATACAATgcaactgtattgtattttaagctcagaCAGCATCATTTGGTGATTTGATAGTCACAAATTAAGTTTAATGGTGATGCCTTCCAAGcttaaaattcaa contains:
- the LOC139517725 gene encoding rhodopsin, GQ-coupled-like — encoded protein: MDTSVKIGVGISFTLIAVLGLLFNILYVFVFIRRRQLRQPTKYFLFSLALVDIISITSWTLFSLISAFLGEWGLPTEVCQLQEFTMSFCLLLNMHTFMLLALERALFILKPSRHSEICINTVIVIILIAMWLFDAVISIFPFTGWGETTYFENQFQCSMDYEKNTRQMRFATAVAVGIPFLVMVIAYVIIFIKMKKLQKGVSNGGQIILEQADFANGDSYSARLKRQQLKFQNAGMKRKKPILGREIDKDGFARDESSDEENKTSKDTEGVKNIFYLYKSDVTLIKTYLIITVTYLLLWIPYIIITYVQTFDRYHGIPDVVFYIFVIFTHCTAFAKPVAYVIHNENFRTHFRKAVTKKTKYRNFERN